Proteins encoded together in one Triticum dicoccoides isolate Atlit2015 ecotype Zavitan chromosome 7B, WEW_v2.0, whole genome shotgun sequence window:
- the LOC119340074 gene encoding major pollen allergen Ole e 10-like, giving the protein MGSGSTTVGLMALASALVLLTHCTHAAAAPSFQQKQAAVAKTWCVAKPSTGEAALRANLEFACSQSDCSAIQGTGGCSALNGGVLLSRASVAMNAYYQARGRNSWNCFFNATGIISITDPSLGTCKYA; this is encoded by the exons ATGGGTTCAGGTTCAACCACCGTCGGACTCATGGCCTTGGCCTCCGCTCTCGTGCTACTGACGCACTGCACTCACG CGGCAGCGGCACCAAGCTTTCAGCAGAAACAG GCGGCGGTGGCGAAGACGTGGTGCGTGGCCAAGCCATCGACGGGCGAGGCGGCGCTGAGGGCCAAcctggagttcgcctgctcccagAGCGACTGCAGCGCGATCCAGGGCACGGGGGGCTGCTCCGCGCTGAACGGCGGCGTGCTGCTGTCGCGGGCGTCCGTGGCCATGAACGCCTACTACCAGGCCAGGGGGAGGAACTCGTGGAACTGCTTCTTCAACGCCACCGGCATCATCAGCATCACCGACCCCA GTCTAGGCACTTGCAAGTATGCATGA
- the LOC119335232 gene encoding E3 ubiquitin-protein ligase RGLG4-like isoform X2 — protein MGGVLSALFGGHRRRAAEARRMTMSRSGEPSGYGRGGGGGGEQRRRGMLSKKYSYIPDTFTSLDQVASALCDQGLESSNLILGVDFTKSNEWTGKRSFNGQSLHKLGDAPNPYEAAISIIGKTLAPFDEDNLIPCFGFGDATTHDYNVFSFHPDNSPCHGFEEVLACYRNVVPHLRLSGPTSFAPIVEAAVDIVDRTGGQYHVLVIVADGQVTRSVDTSDGDLSPQERRTVDSIVMASSYPLSIVLVGVGDGPWEDMQKFDDKLPARAFDNFQFVNFTSIMSRNATLQQKESAFALAALMEVPIQYKATMELGILGRSTGKAKRVVPAPPPLPGSAQRQPSSFRREASGANAAAAEPREDQVCPICLTNAKDLAFGCGHMCCRECGENLYRCPICRETIRSKLRLYTG, from the exons ATGGGCGGGGTGTTGAGCGCGCTGTTCGGCGGCCACCGGCGGAGAGCGGCCGAGGCGAGGAGGATGACGATGTCGAGGAGCGGTGAGCCGTCGGGATACGGCcgtggaggcggcggaggcggcgagcaGCGGCGGAGGGGGATGCTGTCCAAGAAGTACTCGTACATACCGGACACCTTCACCTCTCTCGACCAG GTGGCTTCGGCGCTGTGCGATCAGGGCCTCGAGTCGTCCAACCTCATCCTCGGGGTGGACTTCACCAAGAGCAACGAATGGACAGGGAAGCGGTCGTTCAACGGACAGAGCCTGCACAAGCTGGGCGACGCGCCCAACCCTTACGAGGCGGCCATCAGCATCATCGGCAAGACGCTCGCTCCCTTCGACGAGGACAACCTCATCCCCTGCTTCGGCTTCGGCGACG CGACCACGCACGACTACAACGTCTTCAGCTTCCACCCGGACAACTCGCCGTGCCACGGCTTCGAGGAGGTGCTGGCCTGCTACCGGAACGTCGTGCCGCACCTCAGGCTATCAG GGCCGACGTCCTTCGCGCCGATCGTGGAGGCCGCCGTCGACATCGTGGACAGGACCGGAGGCCAGTACCATGTCCTCGTCATCGTCGCCGACGGCCAG GTCACTAGGAGTGTGGATACCAGTGATGGCGATCTGAGCCCGCAGGAGAGAAGAACCGTGGACTCCATTGTCATGGCCAG TTCGTATCCCTTGTCCATCGTGCTGGTCGGGGTCGGGGATGGCCCATGGGAGGACATGCAGAAGTTCGACGACAAGCTCCCCGCGCGCGCCTTCGACAACTTCCAG TTTGTGAACTTCACGTCCATCATGTCGAGGAACGCGACGCTGCAGCAGAAGGAGTCGGCGTTCGCGCTGGCGGCGCTCATGGAGGTGCCCATCCAGTACAAGGCCACCATGGAGCTCGGCATCCTAGGCCGGTCCACGGGGAAGGCCAAGAGGGTCGTCCCGGCCCCGCCTCCGCTGCCGGGGTCTGCGCAGAGGCAGCCGTCGTCGTTCAGGCGGGAGGCTAGCGGCGCGAACGCCGCGGCGGCGGAGCCAAGAGAGGATCAG GTGTGCCCAATCTGCTTGACCAATGCCAAGGATCTAGCATTTGGCTGCGGCCACATG TGTTGCAGGGAGTGTGGGGAGAACCTCTACAGATGCCCGATATGCCGAGAGACAATACGCTCCAAGCTGAGGCTGTACACGGGATGA
- the LOC119335232 gene encoding E3 ubiquitin-protein ligase RGLG4-like isoform X1, giving the protein MGGVLSALFGGHRRRAAEARRMTMSRSGEPSGYGRGGGGGGEQRRRGMLSKKYSYIPDTFTSLDQVIDDGPSSSHMIVPRFIFISCLLACLTWLALISQVASALCDQGLESSNLILGVDFTKSNEWTGKRSFNGQSLHKLGDAPNPYEAAISIIGKTLAPFDEDNLIPCFGFGDATTHDYNVFSFHPDNSPCHGFEEVLACYRNVVPHLRLSGPTSFAPIVEAAVDIVDRTGGQYHVLVIVADGQVTRSVDTSDGDLSPQERRTVDSIVMASSYPLSIVLVGVGDGPWEDMQKFDDKLPARAFDNFQFVNFTSIMSRNATLQQKESAFALAALMEVPIQYKATMELGILGRSTGKAKRVVPAPPPLPGSAQRQPSSFRREASGANAAAAEPREDQVCPICLTNAKDLAFGCGHMCCRECGENLYRCPICRETIRSKLRLYTG; this is encoded by the exons ATGGGCGGGGTGTTGAGCGCGCTGTTCGGCGGCCACCGGCGGAGAGCGGCCGAGGCGAGGAGGATGACGATGTCGAGGAGCGGTGAGCCGTCGGGATACGGCcgtggaggcggcggaggcggcgagcaGCGGCGGAGGGGGATGCTGTCCAAGAAGTACTCGTACATACCGGACACCTTCACCTCTCTCGACCAGGTGATTGATGACGGGCCATCTTCATCTCACATGATTGTTCCTCGCTTCATCTTCATCTCCTGCCTGCTCGCCTGCCTGACTTGGTTAGCTTTGATTTCTCAGGTGGCTTCGGCGCTGTGCGATCAGGGCCTCGAGTCGTCCAACCTCATCCTCGGGGTGGACTTCACCAAGAGCAACGAATGGACAGGGAAGCGGTCGTTCAACGGACAGAGCCTGCACAAGCTGGGCGACGCGCCCAACCCTTACGAGGCGGCCATCAGCATCATCGGCAAGACGCTCGCTCCCTTCGACGAGGACAACCTCATCCCCTGCTTCGGCTTCGGCGACG CGACCACGCACGACTACAACGTCTTCAGCTTCCACCCGGACAACTCGCCGTGCCACGGCTTCGAGGAGGTGCTGGCCTGCTACCGGAACGTCGTGCCGCACCTCAGGCTATCAG GGCCGACGTCCTTCGCGCCGATCGTGGAGGCCGCCGTCGACATCGTGGACAGGACCGGAGGCCAGTACCATGTCCTCGTCATCGTCGCCGACGGCCAG GTCACTAGGAGTGTGGATACCAGTGATGGCGATCTGAGCCCGCAGGAGAGAAGAACCGTGGACTCCATTGTCATGGCCAG TTCGTATCCCTTGTCCATCGTGCTGGTCGGGGTCGGGGATGGCCCATGGGAGGACATGCAGAAGTTCGACGACAAGCTCCCCGCGCGCGCCTTCGACAACTTCCAG TTTGTGAACTTCACGTCCATCATGTCGAGGAACGCGACGCTGCAGCAGAAGGAGTCGGCGTTCGCGCTGGCGGCGCTCATGGAGGTGCCCATCCAGTACAAGGCCACCATGGAGCTCGGCATCCTAGGCCGGTCCACGGGGAAGGCCAAGAGGGTCGTCCCGGCCCCGCCTCCGCTGCCGGGGTCTGCGCAGAGGCAGCCGTCGTCGTTCAGGCGGGAGGCTAGCGGCGCGAACGCCGCGGCGGCGGAGCCAAGAGAGGATCAG GTGTGCCCAATCTGCTTGACCAATGCCAAGGATCTAGCATTTGGCTGCGGCCACATG TGTTGCAGGGAGTGTGGGGAGAACCTCTACAGATGCCCGATATGCCGAGAGACAATACGCTCCAAGCTGAGGCTGTACACGGGATGA